In Mariluticola halotolerans, one DNA window encodes the following:
- a CDS encoding DoxX family protein, with translation MANNVVILIGRILLAAMFIMSGLGKFLDPAATTGMIAQAGFPAPAALNYLAGLFELVAGLAILIGLYTSIAAYALAAFCIFAGLVFHGGAIVVPGFPDGANAMLSMFNQLLMMKNFTIAGGFLVLAAFGPGALSLDARRRA, from the coding sequence ATGGCAAATAACGTCGTAATACTTATCGGGCGCATCCTGCTTGCCGCCATGTTCATCATGTCAGGCCTGGGCAAGTTTCTTGACCCCGCCGCCACCACAGGCATGATCGCCCAGGCCGGATTTCCCGCACCCGCCGCCCTCAACTATCTCGCCGGACTGTTTGAGCTCGTCGCCGGGCTGGCAATCCTCATTGGCCTTTACACCAGCATTGCCGCCTATGCTCTGGCAGCTTTCTGCATCTTTGCCGGCTTGGTGTTCCACGGCGGCGCGATCGTCGTCCCCGGCTTCCCGGATGGCGCCAACGCGATGCTGAGCATGTTCAACCAGCTGTTGATGATGAAAAACTTCACAATCGCCGGCGGCTTCCTTGTGCTCGCAGCCTTCGGTCCCGGCGCGCTTTCCCTCGACGCACGCCGCAGAGCCTGA
- a CDS encoding PilZ domain-containing protein produces MSISLFSDAYTDKPADKLHDIRFVGPIEGCYSLPQRTKSTDGSPNVFACRSQSISTHHVVLQAPVPDEIENRVSLKLQDFNILKGTISRVFAGGFAVDIEATDTERTEIAAKIDWIKKRRFRSFRDKRDRKRITPPNPQSAITMPDGDIKECFIIDVSQSGVAVSADVTPKIGSRVAIGRAPGTIVRHLEVGFALKFDTMLELDQMDHVFSWSLNYLKEDNAD; encoded by the coding sequence ATGTCGATTAGCCTTTTTTCTGACGCCTATACTGATAAGCCTGCTGACAAACTTCACGACATCCGTTTTGTGGGGCCGATAGAGGGCTGCTATTCGCTGCCGCAACGCACCAAAAGCACTGATGGCAGCCCGAACGTTTTTGCTTGCCGCTCACAAAGCATTTCAACACACCACGTGGTGCTGCAAGCCCCTGTTCCCGATGAAATAGAGAACCGCGTCAGCCTGAAACTTCAGGATTTCAACATTCTCAAGGGCACGATAAGCCGCGTTTTTGCCGGCGGGTTTGCTGTCGATATCGAGGCAACCGATACCGAGCGTACCGAAATTGCTGCAAAGATTGACTGGATCAAGAAGCGCCGCTTCAGATCGTTCCGGGACAAGCGTGACCGCAAGCGCATTACCCCACCCAACCCGCAATCGGCAATCACCATGCCTGACGGCGACATCAAGGAATGCTTTATCATTGATGTCTCCCAGTCCGGCGTTGCCGTATCTGCTGATGTCACGCCAAAAATCGGTTCACGTGTCGCTATCGGCCGCGCACCCGGCACTATCGTTCGCCATCTCGAAGTCGGCTTCGCCCTTAAATTCGATACGATGCTCGAACTCGATCAGATGGACCACGTATTCTCGTGGTCGTTGAACTATCTGAAGGAGGATAACGCCGACTGA
- a CDS encoding class I SAM-dependent DNA methyltransferase, which yields MNRKIDDEELAKAYNRALALEKAGETDAAASAYAEVLVMDPADHGGAAVRMAALGRGETPKRASEAYVETLFDQQAGAFEDILVDQLGYGVPGLISERLGALGLGPFARMLDLGCGTGLAAEAMRERVTEIIGIDLSENMIDVAEAKDVYEGLYTGDVEAFLADNDEAPFDLLIAADVLPYLGELQPLFGGAAGNLTAGGVFVFSSETLSADEFNGASFKVAPHQRFAHSATYIGDALADAGFELIEMLEINVRMQDGAPTPGHLVVSRLK from the coding sequence ATGAACCGCAAGATTGACGACGAAGAACTGGCTAAGGCCTATAACCGGGCGCTGGCGCTGGAGAAAGCGGGGGAGACCGATGCTGCCGCTTCGGCCTATGCGGAAGTGTTGGTGATGGACCCGGCTGATCACGGTGGTGCCGCTGTGCGCATGGCAGCGCTTGGACGCGGGGAAACACCGAAACGAGCGTCAGAGGCCTATGTGGAAACGCTGTTCGACCAGCAGGCCGGTGCGTTCGAAGACATTCTGGTGGATCAGCTTGGCTATGGCGTGCCGGGCCTGATAAGCGAGCGGCTCGGTGCCTTGGGGCTGGGGCCTTTTGCGCGCATGCTGGATCTCGGTTGCGGCACCGGGCTTGCGGCAGAGGCGATGCGGGAGCGGGTAACGGAAATCATTGGTATCGATCTGTCGGAGAACATGATCGATGTGGCTGAAGCCAAGGATGTTTATGAGGGGCTCTATACCGGCGATGTGGAGGCGTTCCTTGCCGATAATGATGAAGCCCCCTTTGATTTGCTGATTGCGGCAGATGTGCTGCCATATCTTGGCGAGTTGCAGCCGCTTTTTGGTGGTGCTGCGGGCAATCTCACAGCGGGTGGGGTGTTTGTCTTTTCGTCCGAAACCCTGAGCGCTGATGAATTCAACGGCGCTTCGTTCAAGGTAGCGCCGCATCAGCGCTTTGCCCATTCTGCCACCTATATTGGCGACGCTCTGGCCGATGCCGGGTTTGAACTGATCGAGATGCTTGAGATCAATGTGCGCATGCAGGATGGTGCGCCAACGCCGGGCCATCTTGTTGTGTCCCGATTGAAATAG
- a CDS encoding MOSC domain-containing protein, which yields MVEFIKHRKQQGQVTGIFRATGGSFVTEAVDTLTLTYEGIPGDRHAGLLRDSGAREPWYPRGTEMRNERQLSLLADDELAAVAVDMNIPHLKPEWIGGNIVISGIPHFSLLPPRTLLIFDGGVTIRIDGDNGPCRLSGRSIAAQFDGREDLEMAFPKVARHRRGLVGWVEREGIIKPGESLTAIIWEQCIYPG from the coding sequence ATGGTTGAGTTCATTAAGCACCGCAAACAACAGGGGCAGGTCACCGGAATTTTCCGGGCGACAGGGGGCAGTTTTGTAACCGAGGCTGTGGATACCCTCACTCTGACTTATGAGGGCATTCCCGGGGATCGCCATGCCGGTTTGCTGCGTGACAGCGGCGCGCGCGAACCCTGGTATCCACGCGGCACCGAGATGCGCAATGAGCGTCAATTGTCACTTCTGGCCGATGACGAGCTGGCGGCGGTCGCTGTGGACATGAATATCCCTCATCTCAAACCCGAGTGGATTGGCGGAAATATTGTCATTTCCGGCATTCCGCATTTCAGCCTGCTGCCGCCCCGCACGCTGCTGATCTTCGATGGTGGCGTGACCATACGCATTGATGGTGATAATGGCCCGTGCCGGCTTTCCGGCCGTTCGATTGCCGCCCAGTTTGATGGGCGCGAGGATCTGGAGATGGCGTTTCCCAAAGTGGCCCGGCATCGTCGCGGCCTGGTTGGCTGGGTGGAACGCGAAGGCATAATCAAACCCGGCGAAAGTCTGACAGCTATTATCTGGGAACAATGTATATATCCGGGCTAG
- the rarD gene encoding EamA family transporter RarD produces the protein MASIESGGVVTRPQMHNNDGDRRLGLIAAFSTYAGWGFFPLLFRALESVDPVNVVANRIVWSFLLVGGILIGRHRMAEVRDVLRDRRAVRGIFISAVLLAINWLTFVWAVNNEKVLEVSFGYFITPLVSIAIGMVLLGERMNRWQQLAISIAAIAVVIQAMGLSGMPLVSMQLALSFGFYGYFRKTVNVGSVPGLFIETMMLLPLALAYMVFRFVTSGGAEYADPWIFFLLLLTGPATSGALILFAFAARRLPLSTMGMFQYIAPSIHFLMAIWLFGEALNLVQLSSFVMIWASLAVYSFDSYQRGRKARALRDHG, from the coding sequence ATGGCATCTATCGAAAGCGGTGGCGTCGTAACGCGTCCGCAAATGCACAATAATGATGGTGATCGCCGGCTTGGGCTGATTGCTGCATTCAGCACTTATGCCGGCTGGGGCTTTTTCCCGCTTCTGTTCCGCGCGCTTGAAAGCGTCGATCCGGTCAATGTTGTGGCCAACCGGATTGTCTGGTCGTTCCTGCTGGTTGGGGGCATCTTGATCGGACGGCACCGCATGGCCGAAGTGCGCGACGTTCTGCGCGATCGGCGCGCTGTTCGCGGCATCTTCATTTCGGCGGTTTTGCTGGCGATCAACTGGCTCACTTTTGTATGGGCGGTGAACAATGAAAAGGTGCTTGAGGTCAGCTTCGGCTATTTCATCACACCCCTTGTGAGTATTGCCATTGGCATGGTGCTGCTGGGCGAACGTATGAACCGCTGGCAGCAATTGGCGATCAGCATTGCCGCCATCGCGGTTGTCATTCAGGCGATGGGGTTGAGCGGCATGCCATTGGTCAGCATGCAATTGGCGCTGTCGTTCGGGTTTTACGGCTATTTCCGCAAGACGGTGAATGTGGGCTCGGTGCCGGGCCTGTTTATTGAAACCATGATGCTGCTGCCGCTGGCGCTGGCCTATATGGTGTTCCGGTTTGTGACATCCGGCGGTGCTGAATATGCGGATCCCTGGATATTCTTCCTGCTTTTGCTGACCGGGCCTGCGACGTCGGGAGCGTTGATCCTGTTCGCGTTTGCGGCGCGGCGTCTGCCGTTGTCGACCATGGGCATGTTCCAGTATATTGCCCCATCCATCCATTTTCTGATGGCGATCTGGCTGTTTGGTGAGGCGCTCAATTTGGTACAGCTATCGAGCTTTGTAATGATCTGGGCGTCGCTGGCGGTTTATTCGTTTGATTCCTATCAGCGGGGCCGCAAGGCACGGGCGTTACGCGACCATGGTTGA